From the Brassica napus cultivar Da-Ae chromosome A8, Da-Ae, whole genome shotgun sequence genome, one window contains:
- the LOC106358868 gene encoding transcription repressor OFP5-like: MMKWGRKKHVPSSSSLSRAHHVSWFSKLRGSSDLKPAQEKKHHDEASQKMSTKSSLSSTKPRNDIHESSKRLQRVSVEKENVAKRSAGMESNEKFEEIMSSVKKKARDYQRETRGFLEVEAMDRDKGATVIMTPRIHVNRDKKRRDQKLLLQKPKRSEQESEVKVQKPATRTCTRSYSREDFVKLKEIKLREVKLKADQQRKSMYLRRELGIKENSNVRVFSPRTCRVKAMEDLKKAKLRARDHDGGGTEKESFAVVKCSSDPQKDFTDSMVEMIMENGIINHPEELKELLVCYLRLNTNEYHDMIINVFQQVHSDLYLH, translated from the coding sequence ATGATGAAATGGGGAAGAAAGAAACATgttccttcttcatcttctttgtctCGTGCTCATCATGTTTCTTGGTTTTCAAAGTTGAGAGGTTCTTCTGACTTGAAACCTGCACAGGAGAAGAAGCATCATGATGAAGCTAGCCAGAAGATGTCTACAAAATCTTCCTTGAGTTCTACTAAACCTCGAAATGATATTCATGAGAGCAGCAAAAGGTTACAGAGAGTATCAGTAGAAAAGGAGAACGTTGCAAAAAGGTCAGCAGGCATGGAGTCAAATGAGAAGTTTGAAGAGATCATGAGCAGTGTGAAGAAGAAAGCAAGAGATTACCAAAGAGAGACGCGTGGCTTCCTAGAAGTAGAGGCAATGGATAGAGACAAAGGAGCAACGGTGATCATGACGCCAAGAATTCACGTGAACAGAGATAAGAAGAGACGTGACCAAAAGCTTCTCCTACAAAAACCAAAGAGATCAGAACAGGAGTCAGAGGTCAAGGTGCAAAAACCAGCCACAAGAACATGTACAAGAAGCTACAGTAGAGAAGATTTTGTGAAGCTGAAGGAAATAAAACTAAGAGAAGTGAAGCTGAAGGCTGACCAACAGAGGAAATCTATGTACCTAAGAAGGGAGCTAGGAATAAAAGAAAACAGCAATGTTAGAGTCTTTTCACCAAGAACATGCAGAGTTAAAGCTATGGAAGACTTGAAGAAGGCTAAACTGAGAGCACGTGACCACGATGGAGGAGGAACAGAGAAGGAAAGCTTTGCAGTTGTGAAATGCTCGAGTGATCCTCAGAAGGATTTTACAGATTCAATGGTGGAGATGATCATGGAGAATGGTATTATCAACCACCCTGAAGAACTCAAAGAGCTTCTGGTTTGTTATCTTAGACTCAATACCAATGAATATCATGACATGATCATCAATGTGTTTCAGCAGGTGCACAGTGatttatatttacattaa
- the LOC106360932 gene encoding heat stress transcription factor A-4a isoform X2 — MDESNHGGSLPPFLTKTYEMVDDSSSDSIVSWSPQSNKSFIVWNPPEFSRDLLPKFFKHNNFASFIRQLNTYGFRKADPEQWEFANDDFVRGQPHLMKNIHRRKPVHSHSSPSLQPHPLTDSERQRMNDQIERLTKEKEVLLEELQKQEKEREMFQQQVKELKDQLQHMEKRQKTMASFVSQVLEKPELAFNLSPCLQETNERKRRFPRIGLEGSTSPSSQARELQVEQLESSIAVWENLVSEDSSESLGQETRSMMTLDVDESSTCPESPPLPCIQLSIDTCPTSPRTIDMNSEPNASKEQTIVAPPPPGAGGNDVFWQQLLTENPGSTGQKEVQSERKDDKAEKCWWDSRNVNTLTEQLGHLTS; from the exons ATGGATGAGAGTAACCATGGAGGCTCGCTCCCACCTTTCCTCACCAAAACGTACGAGATGGTTGACGACTCCTCATCTGATTCAATCGTCTCGTGGAGTCCTCAAAGCAACAAAAGCTTCATCGTTTGGAACCCACCGGAGTTTTCAAGAGACCTTCTTCCCAAATTCTTCAAACACAACAACTTCGCAAGCTTTATCCGACAGCTTAACACATAC gGTTTTAGAAAAGCTGATCCAGAGCAATGGGAGTTTGCTAACGATGATTTCGTGAGAGGTCAGCCTCATCTTATGAAGAACATTCATAGACGCAAACCTGTTCACAGCCATTCTTCACCGAGTCTCCAACCTCACCCATTGACTGATTCAGAACGACAGAGAATGAATGATCAGATCGAGAGACTAACCAAGGAGAAAGAAGTGTTGCTTGAAGAGTTGCAAAAACAAGAGAAGGAACGAGAGATGTTTCAGCAACAAGTTAAAGAACTAAAAGATCAGTTACAGCACATGGAGAAGCGTCAGAAGACGATGGCTTCGTTTGTCTCTCAGGTGTTGGAGAAACCGGAGCTTGCTTTCAATCTCTCTCCGTGTCTACAAGAGACTAACGAGAGGAAAAGAAGGTTCCCTAGGATCGGGTTGGAAGGTTCCACAAGCCCTTCTTCACAGGCAAGAGAGCTTCAGGTGGAACAGTTGGAGTCATCAATAGCGGTTTGGGAGAATCTTGTATCTGAAGATTCTAGCGAGAGTTTGGGACAAGAAACAAGAAGCATGATGACACTTGATGTGGATGAGTCATCTACTTGTCCTGAAAGCCCTCCTCTCCCTTGCATTCAGCTAAGTATCGACACATGTCCTACTTCTCCAAGGACCATCGACATGAACTCTGAGCCTAATGCTTCCAAAGAACAGACCATTgttgctcctcctcctccaggaGCAGGAGGGAATGATGTCTTCTGGCAACAGCTTTTGACAGAGAACCCTGGCTCAACTGGGCAAAAGGAAGTTCAATCAGAGAGGAAAGATGATAAAGCTGAGAAATGTTGGTGGGATTCGAGGAATGTAAATACACTTACAGAACAGCTTGGACATCTGACTTCTTGA
- the LOC125577336 gene encoding transcription factor MYB98-like, with protein sequence MENYVDESGFAPLNLTKFTRDEEHMKEEDFPFEVVDQSKPTSFLQDFHHLDHDHQFDHQYHHHHGSTSSNPSLLGAPRTLSCINKVPLQHCSYQENLVDFYESKPHLMNHHFQASDNQYFTRDHRHQEISLVDEHNPVDLEQNNMMMMRMLPFEYLPTAIIKPTNFMMPDEVSCVSADNNCYKAMSFNKTKPFLTRNLSSSSSSSSWKGKNNTTLVKGQWTAEEDRILVQLVEKYGLRKWSHIAQVLPGRIGKQCRERWHNHLRPDIKKETWSEDEDRVLIEFHKEIGNKWAEIAKRLPGRTENSIKNHWNATKRRQFSKRKCRSKYPRPSLLQDYIKSLDLGVLSSSSVPARGRRKESNKKKDIVAVEEKKKKEEKFYGQDRVVPECVFADGFGFNENLLEEGCSIDSLLDDFPQADIDAFVHGI encoded by the exons ATGGAGAATTACGTCGACGAGAGTGGTTTTGCACCTCTAAACCTAACTAAATTCACACGTGACGAAGAACATATGAAAGAAGAAGATTTTCCATTCGAAGTCGTTGACCAATCAAAGCCCACAAGTTTTCTTCAAGATTTTCACCATCTTGATCATGATCATCAGTTTGATCAtcaatatcatcatcatcatggcTCTACGTCTTCAAATCCTTCTTTGCTAGGTGCCCCAAGGACGTTGTCTTGTATCAATAAGGTTCCCTTGCAACATTGCTCTTACCAAGAAAACTTGGTCGACTTTTATGAATCTAAGCCACATTTGATGAATCATCATTTCCAAGCTTCAGACAATCAGTACTTCACTCGTGATCATCGTCACCAAGAGATCAGTTTGGTCGATGAACATAATCCTGTTGACTTGGAACAAAAcaacatgatgatgatgaggatgctCCCTTTTGAATACCTTCCTACGGCAATAATCAAGCCTACGAACTTCATGATGCCAGATGAAGTTTCATGTGTTTCTGCAGATAATAATTGTTATAAAGCGATGAGTTTCAACAAGACCAAACCTTTTCTGACAAGAAACTTGTCTTCATCATCGTCTTCATCATCATGGAAAGGAAAGAATAATACAACCTTAGTCAAAGGACAATGGACTGCTGAAGAAGACAG GATATTAGTTCAGCTTGTGGAAAAATACGGATTGAGGAAATGGTCACACATCGCCCAAGTGTTACCAGGAAGGATTGGGAAGCAATGTAGAGAGAGATGGCATAACCATTTGAGACCTGACATTAAG AAAGAAACATGGAGTGAAGACGAAGACAGAGTGTTAATAGAATTTCATAAAGAGATTGGAAACAAATGGGCTGAGATTGCAAAAAGACTCCCTGGAAGAACAGAAAACTCGATCAAGAACCATTGGAACGCAACAAAACGAAGACAATTCTCCAAGAGAAAGTGTAGGTCTAAGTATCCAAGACCTTCTCTATTGCAGGATTACATTAAGAGCTTGGATTTGGGAGTTTTGTCGTCTTCTTCTGTTCCTGCAAGAGGTAGACGCAAAGAAAGTAACAAGAAGAAGGATATTGTGGCGgttgaggagaagaagaagaaggaagagaagttTTATGGACAAGACAGGGTTGTGCCTGAATGTGTGTTTGCTGATGGCTTCGGATTTAATGAGAACCTGCTTGAGGAAGGATGTAGCATTGACTCGTTGCTTGATGATTTTCCTCAGGCTGACATCGATGCTTTTGTTCATGGAATCTGA
- the LOC106360932 gene encoding heat stress transcription factor A-4a isoform X1, translating to MDESNHGGSLPPFLTKTYEMVDDSSSDSIVSWSPQSNKSFIVWNPPEFSRDLLPKFFKHNNFASFIRQLNTYVTGFRKADPEQWEFANDDFVRGQPHLMKNIHRRKPVHSHSSPSLQPHPLTDSERQRMNDQIERLTKEKEVLLEELQKQEKEREMFQQQVKELKDQLQHMEKRQKTMASFVSQVLEKPELAFNLSPCLQETNERKRRFPRIGLEGSTSPSSQARELQVEQLESSIAVWENLVSEDSSESLGQETRSMMTLDVDESSTCPESPPLPCIQLSIDTCPTSPRTIDMNSEPNASKEQTIVAPPPPGAGGNDVFWQQLLTENPGSTGQKEVQSERKDDKAEKCWWDSRNVNTLTEQLGHLTS from the exons ATGGATGAGAGTAACCATGGAGGCTCGCTCCCACCTTTCCTCACCAAAACGTACGAGATGGTTGACGACTCCTCATCTGATTCAATCGTCTCGTGGAGTCCTCAAAGCAACAAAAGCTTCATCGTTTGGAACCCACCGGAGTTTTCAAGAGACCTTCTTCCCAAATTCTTCAAACACAACAACTTCGCAAGCTTTATCCGACAGCTTAACACATACGTAACT gGTTTTAGAAAAGCTGATCCAGAGCAATGGGAGTTTGCTAACGATGATTTCGTGAGAGGTCAGCCTCATCTTATGAAGAACATTCATAGACGCAAACCTGTTCACAGCCATTCTTCACCGAGTCTCCAACCTCACCCATTGACTGATTCAGAACGACAGAGAATGAATGATCAGATCGAGAGACTAACCAAGGAGAAAGAAGTGTTGCTTGAAGAGTTGCAAAAACAAGAGAAGGAACGAGAGATGTTTCAGCAACAAGTTAAAGAACTAAAAGATCAGTTACAGCACATGGAGAAGCGTCAGAAGACGATGGCTTCGTTTGTCTCTCAGGTGTTGGAGAAACCGGAGCTTGCTTTCAATCTCTCTCCGTGTCTACAAGAGACTAACGAGAGGAAAAGAAGGTTCCCTAGGATCGGGTTGGAAGGTTCCACAAGCCCTTCTTCACAGGCAAGAGAGCTTCAGGTGGAACAGTTGGAGTCATCAATAGCGGTTTGGGAGAATCTTGTATCTGAAGATTCTAGCGAGAGTTTGGGACAAGAAACAAGAAGCATGATGACACTTGATGTGGATGAGTCATCTACTTGTCCTGAAAGCCCTCCTCTCCCTTGCATTCAGCTAAGTATCGACACATGTCCTACTTCTCCAAGGACCATCGACATGAACTCTGAGCCTAATGCTTCCAAAGAACAGACCATTgttgctcctcctcctccaggaGCAGGAGGGAATGATGTCTTCTGGCAACAGCTTTTGACAGAGAACCCTGGCTCAACTGGGCAAAAGGAAGTTCAATCAGAGAGGAAAGATGATAAAGCTGAGAAATGTTGGTGGGATTCGAGGAATGTAAATACACTTACAGAACAGCTTGGACATCTGACTTCTTGA
- the LOC106359666 gene encoding F-box/kelch-repeat protein At3g13680-like encodes MMTMMCDLPHDLLGEKILAKVPITSLKAIRSTCKLWNVLSKDFIVGKTTSRQHEFLGFMTIRSKVCSLRFGLQGIHNQDALVDPSTKQVRLLDQVEITKIFHCDGLVLCVTKENSKLLVWNPYLGQTKWIETRKQLHKSNMYALGCNNNSKVPNYKILRLHCCYDYYNHGRLSGSEIYNSMSESWSVLDLIPDCEIDYYQRGVTLKGDTYFFARGTAPHEVGNDACIIGLGVFMLCFDYTKERFGPHLTLPFTITDNRHEAVVLSCVREEQLAVLYEKSQSNILDFWVTNKIESNVVSWSKFLKVDLTIKQPRHPLVHRNHGSFFIDEEKKVAVVFDIGLNDSSRHYATTAFIVGEEGYFTSVNIGKEPTRSGSYHPPLVSSSYLPSLLQINQPHQRKETAV; translated from the coding sequence atgatgACGATGATGTGCGATCTTCCACATGATTTGTTGGGTGAGAAGATACTCGCCAAAGTTCCAATAACATCTCTAAAAGCAATACGATCTACTTGCAAACTATGGAATGTTTTATCCAAAGACTTTATTGTTGGTAAAACAACATCAAGGCAACATGAGTTTCTAGGGTTCATGACAATACGTAGTAAGGTTTGTTCCTTGAGATTCGGTCTCCAAGGAATCCACAATCAGGACGCTTTGGTTGATCCATCTACGAAGCAAGTAAGGTTACTTGATCAAGTTGAGATAACTAAAATATTTCACTGTGATGGTTTAGTCTTATGTGTCACTAAAGAGAACTCGAAGCTTTTGGTGTGGAACCCTTATCTAGGGCAAACAAAGTGGATCGAAACAAGAAAGCAGCTCCACAAGTCAAACATGTATGCTCTCGGATGCAATAACAATAGTAAAGTCCCTAACTATAAAATCTTGAGGCTACACTGTTGTTATGATTATTATAACCATGGCCGACTCAGTGGGTCTGAAATCTACAATTCTATGTCTGAATCATGGAGTGTTCTTGACCTCATTCCCGACTGTGAAATTGATTATTATCAACGCGGGGTGACTCTGAAGGGAGATACTTACTTTTTTGCTAGAGGAACTGCACCTCATGAAGTGGGAAATGATGCGTGCATAATAGGGCTTGGCGTTTTTATGCTATGTTTCGATTATACAAAAGAGAGATTTGGACCGCATCTGACTCTCCCGTTTACAATCACTGATAACCGCCACGAGGCTGTGGTTTTATCTTGTGTTAGGGAGGAGCAACTCGCCGTGCTTTATGAGAAGTCGCAATCTAACATATTGGATTTTTGGGTTACAAATAAGATTGAGTCTAATGTGGTGTCCTGGAGCAAGTTTTTGAAGGTGGATTTGACAATAAAACAACCGAGACACCCTTTGGTTCACAGGAATCATGGGAGCTTCTTCATTGACGAGGAGAAGAAAGTCGCTGTGGTTTTCGATATAGGCTTAAATGACTCATCCAGGCACTACGCAACAACAGCTTTCATTGTTGGAGAAGAAGGATACTTCACATCAGTGAACATCGGAAAAGAACCCACAAGGTCTGGAAGTTATCATCCTCCACTTGTGTCTTCTTCTTATCTTCCAAGTTTATTACAAATCAACCAACCACACCAAAGGAAAGAAACAGCTGTCTAG